The genomic region CGGGCGGGCCAGACATGGAGGCACTGGATCGCAACGTCGAGATGTTCGGCGGCCCGCGCGACCTGGATGAGGAGCAGAAACAGCAGGCACTGGAAATGAGCCGGGCCAGCCATATCGCTGCACTCGAATCGGCGCTGATCGACCGCTTCCTGGAAACCGGTACGGTTACCGCCCACGAATGGCGGAATCTGGAACCGCGAGTCGTCGTCGTGCACGAGCGGATGGATGCGGAGGGCGCGGTCGAACTGGCGCTGGACTTCAGCAACTGGCCGGATGCACATCCGCCGGTTGCGGACCTTGTTTCCCGCCTGGCCGATACACCAATCGAGCTGTTCGAGGCCATCGGCGAGATATTGCCGATGGCGGCACGCTATCGGCTGCTTGGCGAGGTGGATAGACCGGTCCGCGGACGGGTCTACCTGGCGCCGGGCTGAGCCGAGTGCTGCTGCCGGAGCGCTGAGGCTTCAGACCTCCAGTGTCGCCAAGTCGCCCTTGGCTTCCAGCCACGCCTTGCGGTCCGACGCGCGCTTCTTGCCCAGCAGCATGTCCATCAGCGAGCGGGTGCCATCGGCATCCTCGACGGTCAACTGCACCAGGCGGCGGGTGTCCGGGTGGATGGTCGATTCGCGCAGCTGCGAGGGGTTCATCTCGCCCAGGCCCTTGAAGCGGGTCACGCTGACGGCGCCGGCCGAGCCCTTCTTCTTCTCGGCCTTTTCGCGCTCGATCTTCTCCAGCAGGATGCGCTTTTCCTCCTCGTCGAGGGCGTAGAACACCTGCTTGCCGAGGTCGACACGGAACAGCGGCGGCATCGCCACGAACACGTGCCCGGCCGCGACCAGCGCCGGGAAGTGCTTCAGGAACAGCGCCGTCAGCAAGGTCGCGATGTGCAGTCCGTCGGAGTCGGCGTCGGCGAGGATGATGACCTTGCCGTAGCGCAGGCCGCTGATGTCGTCCTTGCCCGGGTCGCAGCCGATCGCGACCGCGAGGTCGTGCACTTCCTGCGAGGCCAGCACGCTGCCGGACGCGACCTCCCAGGTGTTCAGGATCTTGCCGCGCAACGGCATGATTGCCTGGAAGTCCTTGTCTCGCGCCTGCTTGGCGCTGCCGCCGGCCGAGTCGCCCTCGACCAGGAACAGCTCGGTGCGCGAGAGATCCTGGCTGGTGCAGTCGGCCAGCTTGCCGGGCAGGGCGGGGCCCTGGGTGACCTTCTTGCGGGTGACCTGCTTCTCGGTCTTCAGGCGCGCGCTGGCGCGTTCGATCGCGAGCTGGGCGATCTTCTCGCCGAGCTCGACGTGCTGGTTGAGCCACAGGCTGAAGGCGTCGTGCGCCGCCCCCTCGACCATGCCGGCGGCCTGCCGCGAACTCAGCCGCTCCTTGGTCTGGCCGCTGAACTGCGGGTCGGTCATCTTCAGGCTGAGCACGAACGACACCCGGTCCCAGACATCCTCCGGCGCCAGCTTCACCCCGCGCGGCAGCAGGTTGCGGAAGTCACAGAACTCGCGCAGCGCATCGGTGAAGCCGGTGCGCAGGCCGTTGACATGGGTGCCGTGCTGGGCGGTCGGGATCAGGTTGACGTAACTCTCCTGCACCAGCTCGCCCTCGACGACCCAGGCCACCGCC from Lysobacter alkalisoli harbors:
- the parE gene encoding DNA topoisomerase IV subunit B gives rise to the protein MSSRYNAADIEVLSGLDPVKRRPGMYTDTTRPNHLAQEVIDNAVDEALAGHAKSIEVTLHADGSCEVADDGRGMPVDIHPEEGIPGVELILTRLHAGGKFSNKNYTFSGGLHGVGVSVVNALSKRVDVFIKRDGNEYRMSFRDGDRDSALDVVGSVGRKNTGTRLQFWPDPKYFDTAKFNLRSLKHLLRAKAVLCPGLTVKLFDVASGEKLEWHYEDGLRDYLRGELVERELLPPELFVGNLSKDTETVDWAVAWVVEGELVQESYVNLIPTAQHGTHVNGLRTGFTDALREFCDFRNLLPRGVKLAPEDVWDRVSFVLSLKMTDPQFSGQTKERLSSRQAAGMVEGAAHDAFSLWLNQHVELGEKIAQLAIERASARLKTEKQVTRKKVTQGPALPGKLADCTSQDLSRTELFLVEGDSAGGSAKQARDKDFQAIMPLRGKILNTWEVASGSVLASQEVHDLAVAIGCDPGKDDISGLRYGKVIILADADSDGLHIATLLTALFLKHFPALVAAGHVFVAMPPLFRVDLGKQVFYALDEEEKRILLEKIEREKAEKKKGSAGAVSVTRFKGLGEMNPSQLRESTIHPDTRRLVQLTVEDADGTRSLMDMLLGKKRASDRKAWLEAKGDLATLEV